A single genomic interval of Myxococcales bacterium harbors:
- the mutS gene encoding DNA mismatch repair protein MutS — protein sequence MMRQYLAIKAGYPDAVLCYRMGDFYELFLDDAVLVAPLLDITLTSRDKARDTGDAVPMCGFPVHSAEGYIKRLAELGHRVAICEQVEDPKETGGKRLVKRAVVEVVTPGLVGDPSGLDGTQVVAVMSVVLGDAGGPSGLAILDASTGDFRATRIDGQPGEAVPELLLEELRRISPREILCDAEVEARLGARLHTWLPNAVLTRVPAASFDPARTPVEPAGFNPKGAGPDDCAAAALISYLGINQPSALSHFPELRHYRLGDTMVLDESTRTHLELFENNLDRGRDGTLVQLLDTSVTALGARRIAHWLRYPLLHPSEIRERQEGVGALVERDRPRARLRLALRGVRDLERILTKAVRPTATPRDIGVLRGSISALPEVRASLSTGSEGEDLLPDGDLPAALLLPEPLPELASLLADALIDDPPVIARGSRGAGVTGYIREGYRPELDLLRESASKGREWIAGLEASERKRTGISTLKVKFHPVHGYSLEVSKAQSGKIPDDYERKQTLANVERYTTPALAEVQGKVMGANERAAALERQILEDLRLEVVARVDEIRVAANAVAVVDALASLAEVARNHGWVRPEVHDGETLEIRAGRHPVVEAILNDAHAEGFVPNDSDLDSANAQILLLTGPNMSGKSTYLRQVALIVLMAQMGSWVPAESARIGVVDRIFTRVGASDRLARGESTFMVEMRETAEILRAATQSSLLILDEIGRGTSTFDGLSIAWAVLEHLHDTPGLSARTLFATHYHELSDLARTRPRVRNGHFEAREWNDEIVFMRRLVAGGASRSYGIAVAQLAGLPQPLIERARQILKNLEGGELDPEGLPRLAKEAGAAPAEPGQLAFALGNPPARSLEEEEVLDALRELDPDATTPMDALVLVTTLRDRLAKGKQS from the coding sequence ATGATGCGCCAGTACCTGGCCATCAAGGCAGGCTATCCGGATGCAGTGCTCTGCTATCGCATGGGTGACTTCTACGAACTCTTCCTCGACGACGCAGTGCTGGTGGCACCGTTGCTCGATATCACGCTGACGAGTCGCGACAAAGCCAGAGACACCGGCGACGCAGTTCCCATGTGCGGCTTTCCCGTGCACAGCGCCGAGGGTTACATCAAGCGCCTGGCTGAACTGGGACACCGGGTAGCGATCTGCGAACAGGTTGAAGATCCAAAGGAAACCGGCGGCAAGCGCCTGGTGAAGCGCGCAGTCGTGGAAGTCGTGACGCCGGGACTGGTGGGGGATCCGTCGGGCCTGGACGGCACGCAGGTGGTCGCGGTGATGTCGGTCGTGCTGGGGGACGCGGGCGGGCCGTCGGGCCTTGCCATTCTCGATGCTTCCACCGGCGATTTTCGCGCGACCCGCATCGATGGCCAGCCGGGCGAAGCGGTCCCGGAACTGTTGCTGGAGGAACTGCGGCGAATTTCACCGCGAGAGATTCTGTGCGATGCCGAGGTGGAAGCGCGGCTCGGGGCAAGACTGCACACGTGGCTGCCCAACGCGGTGTTGACCCGGGTGCCAGCCGCGAGCTTCGACCCCGCGCGCACTCCAGTCGAGCCCGCGGGTTTCAATCCCAAGGGTGCCGGGCCCGATGATTGCGCGGCGGCGGCACTGATCAGTTATCTGGGGATCAATCAACCCTCTGCGCTGAGTCACTTTCCCGAGCTGCGGCATTATCGTCTGGGCGACACCATGGTGCTCGACGAATCTACCCGCACGCACCTCGAGCTGTTCGAAAACAATTTGGATCGCGGCCGCGACGGCACGCTGGTCCAACTTCTAGACACCAGCGTGACGGCACTGGGGGCGCGACGAATCGCGCATTGGTTGCGCTATCCGCTGCTGCACCCAAGCGAGATTCGCGAACGCCAGGAAGGTGTCGGCGCACTGGTTGAACGCGATCGGCCCCGAGCCCGCCTGCGTCTCGCATTACGCGGCGTGCGCGATCTCGAACGCATTCTGACCAAAGCGGTTCGACCGACCGCGACGCCGCGAGACATCGGCGTGTTGCGCGGATCCATCAGTGCCTTGCCGGAAGTTCGCGCCAGTTTGAGCACCGGGTCGGAAGGCGAAGATCTACTTCCGGATGGCGACCTCCCAGCTGCGCTGCTGCTTCCCGAGCCGCTGCCCGAACTCGCAAGCCTGCTCGCGGACGCCCTGATCGACGATCCCCCCGTGATCGCGCGCGGATCCAGGGGAGCCGGCGTAACCGGCTACATCCGCGAGGGCTACCGCCCGGAACTCGATCTGTTGCGCGAGAGCGCCAGCAAGGGGCGCGAGTGGATCGCCGGACTCGAAGCCAGCGAGCGCAAACGGACGGGGATATCCACGCTGAAGGTGAAGTTCCACCCGGTTCACGGCTATTCCCTCGAGGTTTCGAAAGCACAGTCGGGCAAGATCCCCGACGACTACGAACGCAAGCAAACCCTGGCCAACGTCGAGCGCTATACGACCCCGGCACTCGCCGAGGTGCAGGGCAAGGTGATGGGCGCAAACGAGCGCGCCGCTGCCCTCGAACGACAGATTCTCGAAGACCTTCGTCTCGAGGTGGTCGCCCGGGTGGATGAAATTCGAGTTGCCGCCAACGCCGTCGCGGTCGTCGACGCATTGGCTTCCTTGGCTGAGGTAGCACGCAACCACGGTTGGGTCCGCCCCGAAGTACACGATGGCGAAACACTCGAGATCCGCGCTGGGCGTCACCCGGTCGTCGAAGCCATCTTGAACGACGCACACGCCGAGGGCTTCGTTCCCAACGATTCCGACCTCGACTCGGCCAACGCGCAGATCCTGCTCCTCACCGGGCCCAACATGTCTGGCAAGAGCACCTATTTGCGTCAGGTCGCGCTGATCGTCCTGATGGCCCAGATGGGAAGTTGGGTGCCCGCCGAAAGTGCCCGCATCGGGGTGGTCGACCGAATCTTTACCCGGGTTGGCGCGTCGGACCGACTGGCCCGGGGCGAGTCGACGTTCATGGTCGAAATGCGCGAGACAGCGGAAATCTTGCGAGCGGCGACGCAAAGCAGCCTGCTGATCCTCGACGAGATCGGCCGGGGCACCAGTACTTTTGACGGGCTTTCGATCGCGTGGGCGGTACTCGAACACCTTCACGATACGCCGGGTCTCTCCGCAAGGACGTTGTTCGCGACCCACTACCACGAACTCTCCGATCTGGCGCGCACCCGTCCCCGGGTTCGCAACGGTCACTTCGAAGCCCGGGAGTGGAACGACGAGATCGTGTTCATGCGACGACTCGTGGCGGGGGGGGCGAGTCGTTCCTACGGAATTGCCGTCGCACAACTCGCCGGATTGCCTCAGCCGCTGATCGAGCGAGCGCGGCAGATCCTGAAAAACCTAGAGGGTGGCGAACTCGATCCTGAGGGCCTGCCTCGTCTCGCCAAGGAAGCGGGGGCGGCGCCCGCCGAGCCCGGGCAGCTTGCTTTCGCGCTCGGAAATCCGCCGGCCCGGTCGCTCGAAGAAGAAGAAGTGTTGGACGCGCTGCGCGAACTCGATCCCGACGCGACCACACCGATGGATGCGCTCGTGCTCGTGACCACTCTGCGCGATCGCCTGGCAAAGGGGAAGCAGTCCTAA
- a CDS encoding tetratricopeptide repeat protein produces MWRLQLPAILQNRRGRSRTSSRREFDALLHEALFAILDEDPETAERALADAVRVDSSNVDAYLALCRFYRGRGEIGRAIRLHQNLLLRKDLDGQERARVLLELGQDFNAGGFLRRAVASFEEVLVHESRHPVALRALVELLADLQEFPRSIALERRLAKLEQRDRTREASLLLRMGEYEREEGRAGAARKAVKTALRRDPRCAAAYILLGQLEADRGRDKAALVAWKKVPALDRRAAMDLYGKVEAAFAATNRARDFEGFLRTLVEENPADSEATLALARYLSSRGDADLASVELKRLLGRDPGNLAARIVLGRCLLATGREAEVVSEFASLLDLLDETPRRGEYKGLE; encoded by the coding sequence GTGTGGCGTCTTCAGCTGCCAGCGATCCTGCAAAACCGCCGCGGGCGTTCGCGGACCTCGTCGCGTCGTGAATTTGATGCGCTGTTGCACGAGGCCCTGTTCGCGATCCTCGACGAAGACCCAGAAACCGCCGAGCGCGCCCTCGCCGACGCGGTACGGGTCGACTCGAGCAACGTCGACGCCTATCTAGCGCTTTGCCGTTTCTACCGCGGGCGCGGGGAAATCGGCCGCGCGATCCGGCTCCACCAGAACCTCCTGCTGCGCAAGGATCTCGACGGGCAGGAACGCGCGCGGGTCTTGTTGGAATTGGGCCAGGATTTCAACGCGGGTGGTTTCTTGCGCCGGGCGGTCGCCAGCTTCGAGGAAGTACTGGTGCATGAGTCTCGCCACCCGGTCGCATTGCGCGCCCTGGTCGAGTTGTTGGCCGACCTGCAGGAATTTCCGCGTTCGATTGCGCTCGAACGTCGTCTCGCCAAGCTCGAACAGCGAGATCGCACGCGCGAGGCATCCCTACTGCTCCGCATGGGCGAGTACGAGCGAGAAGAGGGTCGGGCGGGCGCCGCCCGCAAGGCGGTCAAAACCGCGCTGCGACGAGATCCTCGCTGTGCGGCCGCCTATATCCTGCTGGGTCAACTCGAGGCGGATCGCGGACGGGACAAGGCGGCCCTGGTTGCATGGAAGAAGGTTCCAGCCCTGGATCGCAGGGCTGCGATGGACCTGTACGGCAAGGTGGAGGCCGCCTTTGCGGCGACCAACCGGGCGCGGGACTTCGAGGGCTTCCTGCGAACGCTGGTTGAAGAGAATCCCGCGGATTCAGAAGCGACGCTGGCTCTCGCGCGCTATTTGAGTTCAAGGGGCGACGCCGATCTCGCGTCGGTCGAACTCAAGCGCTTGCTTGGACGCGATCCGGGAAACCTGGCTGCGCGTATCGTTCTGGGCAGATGCTTGCTCGCGACCGGTCGCGAAGCAGAAGTCGTCAGCGAGTTTGCAAGTCTGTTGGATCTATTGGATGAGACCCCGAGGCGGGGTGAATACAAGGGGCTCGAGTGA
- a CDS encoding LapA family protein — protein MTLLLRRVLLAAVVIVLVVVVRLFPDRNPVLVDIDLLLTKIEGVRLWLALAATFSTGIVAAFFVSSLLLIRSSLVGRRYRKAIADLEAEVHHLRNLPLATGDPTSGGEVATAFEIETKGELTANPPSAKGS, from the coding sequence TTGACGCTCTTGTTGCGCCGTGTGCTGCTCGCGGCCGTCGTCATCGTGCTCGTTGTGGTGGTCCGACTTTTTCCGGACCGGAACCCGGTCCTTGTCGACATCGATTTGTTGCTGACAAAGATTGAGGGTGTGCGTCTTTGGCTCGCTCTGGCTGCGACGTTTTCCACGGGCATCGTGGCCGCTTTCTTCGTTTCGAGCCTGCTCTTGATCCGCTCCAGTCTGGTCGGACGACGCTATCGCAAGGCGATTGCCGACCTCGAAGCGGAAGTGCACCACCTGCGCAATCTTCCATTGGCCACCGGCGACCCCACGTCCGGCGGCGAAGTGGCAACGGCGTTCGAGATCGAAACGAAAGGTGAATTGACAGCCAACCCCCCCAGCGCAAAGGGGAGCTAA
- a CDS encoding integration host factor subunit beta yields the protein MTKSGLIEEVAKRTPHISKKDTEVVVNTIFDSMIDSLKMGDRIEIRGFGSFQVKMREAREGRNPKTGEPVHISAKRTPFFKVGKELKEMVDRSDGDRSSADASDAEGVASA from the coding sequence ATGACGAAAAGTGGTCTGATCGAGGAGGTCGCGAAGCGAACTCCGCACATTTCGAAGAAAGACACTGAAGTCGTAGTGAATACGATTTTCGATTCGATGATTGATTCTCTCAAGATGGGAGACCGAATCGAGATCCGCGGTTTTGGCAGCTTTCAGGTCAAGATGCGCGAAGCCAGAGAAGGGCGAAATCCGAAGACCGGAGAGCCCGTGCACATCAGTGCCAAGCGAACGCCGTTTTTCAAGGTCGGCAAGGAACTGAAAGAAATGGTGGATCGCTCGGACGGCGACCGTTCGAGCGCTGATGCCAGTGATGCAGAGGGGGTGGCTTCCGCCTAG
- a CDS encoding 30S ribosomal protein S1 — protein sequence MWEQTTTVSDSSNQATSFAELFSQGPKSAKEGEVARGTILSIDEEYVQVDIGFKSEGLVAAWEFMEDDGTMTVKVGDIVDVLVEDAEDEDGRIVLSKEKAERLKIWDEISLAYDEDRSVEGAIIARVKGGLSVDIGVKAFLPGSQVDLRPVRNLEGLVGTRSDFKIIKFNKRRGNIVLSRRALLETERKKLRRDTLETLSASQIVDGVIKNLTDYGAFIDLGGIDGLLHITDMSWGRINHPSELFKVGDEIKVKVLKFDPEAERVSLGLKQIQPDPWIDAALRYPIGKRLKGEVVSLTDYGAFVELEAGIEGLVHVSEMSWTKRVKHPSKIVTVGDEIEAVVLDVKERDRKISLGMKQIEENPWTVIESTYPVGSEVSGEVRNITNFGIFVGLEEGIDGLVHISDISWTEQIKHPSEKFEKGDMVKAVVLKIDKENEKFSLGIKQLQPNPWDEIQRKYSVGSEVTGPVSSVTEFGVFVKLDEGIDGLVYNSELAAERIEKPEEHFTVGQEVTSLVVKVDPVEQKISLSIRAVDDKAERAALKKVAKQESASQATTLGDLLKRKIGIKTDKSEQEE from the coding sequence ATTTGGGAGCAAACAACAACCGTGAGTGATTCATCAAACCAAGCAACCAGCTTTGCTGAGCTATTCAGCCAAGGCCCAAAATCAGCAAAAGAGGGCGAAGTCGCCCGAGGCACCATCCTTTCCATCGACGAAGAATACGTTCAGGTAGATATCGGCTTCAAATCTGAAGGCCTCGTGGCCGCCTGGGAGTTCATGGAAGACGACGGCACCATGACGGTGAAAGTCGGCGACATCGTGGACGTCCTGGTCGAAGACGCAGAAGACGAAGACGGACGCATCGTTCTCTCCAAAGAAAAGGCAGAACGACTCAAGATCTGGGACGAGATCAGCTTGGCCTACGACGAAGATCGTTCGGTCGAGGGAGCGATCATTGCCCGGGTGAAGGGTGGCCTTTCTGTCGACATTGGCGTCAAAGCATTTTTGCCGGGTTCGCAGGTCGATCTGCGACCTGTCCGCAATCTCGAAGGCCTGGTCGGAACGCGATCGGACTTCAAGATCATCAAGTTCAACAAGCGCCGGGGCAACATCGTGCTCTCGCGTCGTGCGCTACTCGAGACCGAACGCAAGAAGTTGCGCCGGGACACTCTCGAGACGCTTTCCGCGAGCCAGATCGTGGATGGCGTGATCAAGAACCTCACCGACTACGGTGCGTTCATCGATCTCGGTGGCATCGACGGCCTGCTGCACATTACGGACATGTCCTGGGGTCGCATCAATCATCCCAGCGAGTTGTTCAAGGTCGGAGACGAGATCAAGGTCAAGGTGTTGAAGTTCGACCCCGAAGCCGAGCGGGTTTCGCTGGGTCTCAAGCAGATTCAGCCCGATCCCTGGATCGACGCCGCGCTGCGCTACCCGATTGGGAAACGCCTGAAGGGCGAGGTGGTGAGCCTGACGGATTACGGCGCATTCGTCGAACTCGAAGCGGGAATCGAAGGTCTGGTTCACGTCTCAGAAATGTCCTGGACCAAGCGCGTCAAGCATCCGTCGAAGATCGTCACCGTGGGCGACGAAATCGAGGCGGTGGTGCTCGACGTCAAGGAGCGCGATCGCAAGATTTCGCTCGGGATGAAGCAGATCGAAGAGAACCCGTGGACGGTGATCGAATCGACTTACCCGGTGGGATCAGAGGTCTCGGGCGAGGTGCGGAACATCACCAATTTCGGAATCTTCGTCGGTCTCGAAGAGGGCATCGATGGGCTGGTTCACATCTCGGACATTTCGTGGACCGAGCAGATCAAGCACCCGAGTGAGAAGTTCGAAAAGGGCGACATGGTCAAGGCGGTCGTGCTCAAGATCGACAAGGAAAACGAGAAGTTCTCCCTGGGAATCAAGCAACTACAGCCGAACCCGTGGGACGAAATCCAGCGCAAGTATTCCGTGGGCAGCGAAGTCACTGGACCGGTCAGCAGCGTGACCGAGTTTGGCGTCTTCGTGAAGCTCGATGAAGGAATCGACGGACTCGTCTACAACTCTGAACTCGCTGCGGAGCGCATCGAGAAGCCGGAAGAACACTTCACCGTTGGGCAAGAGGTCACATCACTCGTGGTCAAGGTGGATCCGGTAGAGCAGAAGATCTCTCTGTCGATTCGCGCAGTCGACGACAAGGCCGAACGCGCCGCCCTCAAAAAGGTGGCGAAGCAGGAGTCTGCGAGTCAGGCGACGACCTTGGGAGATTTGCTCAAGAGAAAGATTGGCATCAAGACCGATAAGAGTGAGCAGGAAGAGTAG
- a CDS encoding prephenate dehydrogenase produces MSQTSTETGIRGDGEPPFERMAILGLGLLGGSVALAARKRGAVRSCVGAGRRRGPLEYALEHGIVDEIGDIKSAARGADLVVLATPVSRMPAVLEEIAPQLAQGAIVTDVGSVKGAVAANLPNLLPDGVSFVGSHPMAGSHLKGVENARVDLFEGACCVVTPVSGTSPAAVARLRWFWETLGAQVRERSPADHDEQTAWISHAPHVLAFAFAHALRAAPHAAGELAGSGIKDFTRIARSDAALWGDILSANRNSLAAPLELFRRSLGELALAIEAGDADKVEQFLASASEGLATVEPGTADD; encoded by the coding sequence GTGAGCCAGACGTCCACAGAGACGGGGATTCGTGGTGACGGCGAACCTCCCTTCGAGCGCATGGCGATCCTGGGCCTGGGTTTGCTGGGGGGATCGGTGGCCCTTGCGGCGCGCAAACGCGGTGCGGTGAGAAGCTGTGTCGGCGCTGGACGTCGTCGTGGCCCGCTGGAATACGCTCTCGAGCACGGGATCGTCGATGAAATTGGAGACATCAAGAGTGCCGCGCGCGGGGCTGATCTGGTTGTGCTCGCGACCCCGGTTTCCCGCATGCCCGCCGTGCTCGAGGAAATCGCACCGCAGCTGGCCCAGGGGGCGATCGTGACGGATGTGGGCAGCGTGAAGGGGGCCGTGGCTGCAAATCTGCCAAATCTGCTCCCCGACGGAGTGTCGTTTGTCGGCTCCCATCCCATGGCCGGAAGCCATCTGAAGGGTGTCGAAAATGCCCGGGTTGATCTGTTCGAGGGCGCCTGCTGCGTCGTCACACCGGTCTCCGGTACCTCGCCAGCCGCCGTAGCGCGGCTGAGATGGTTCTGGGAGACCCTGGGCGCCCAGGTTCGGGAGCGAAGTCCGGCGGACCACGACGAGCAAACGGCCTGGATCAGCCACGCCCCCCACGTGCTGGCCTTTGCATTTGCCCATGCCCTGAGGGCAGCTCCCCACGCCGCCGGAGAACTGGCCGGAAGTGGAATTAAAGACTTTACCCGCATCGCGAGGAGTGACGCGGCGCTCTGGGGCGATATCCTGAGCGCCAATCGGAATTCATTGGCAGCTCCCCTCGAACTCTTTCGTCGATCACTCGGTGAATTGGCGCTGGCGATCGAGGCGGGAGATGCCGATAAAGTGGAGCAATTTCTAGCGTCTGCAAGCGAAGGGCTCGCGACAGTGGAGCCCGGAACCGCAGACGATTAA
- a CDS encoding histidinol-phosphate transaminase — protein MADLVNPHILNLAPYEPGKPMEELERELGIESSIKLASNENPLGPSPKALAAVRACIDGVNRYPDGACFALRTRLAKKLAVDEDQIVFGCGADEVLELLVKTFIAPGDEVVMPWPSFAMYPIVVQGMGGRVVQVPLRGDFSHDLEAMRDAITERTKIVFVCNPNNPTGTSIGAEEFGRFVQSLPDTVMLAVDEAYYEFVRRTDFPRSLELFSERPETLVLRTFSKIYGLAGMRIGYGVGHRDLIGYLERARHPFNVSNLAEVAALAALDDDEHVQKTLELNGSGIDYLTRELESLGLEVTPTDANFLLVRIGANIYSELLQCGVIVRPMQGFGLPDHVRISVGLPEENERFVKALRSLSVGER, from the coding sequence ATCGCAGACCTAGTCAATCCCCACATTCTGAATCTGGCTCCATACGAGCCGGGCAAGCCCATGGAAGAGCTCGAGCGGGAGCTGGGGATCGAGTCGTCGATCAAGCTGGCTTCGAACGAAAACCCACTGGGGCCCTCTCCCAAAGCCCTTGCCGCCGTGCGCGCCTGCATCGATGGCGTCAATCGCTATCCCGATGGAGCGTGCTTCGCCCTGCGCACGCGACTGGCCAAAAAGCTTGCGGTCGACGAAGACCAGATCGTGTTCGGCTGTGGCGCGGACGAGGTCCTCGAACTGCTCGTCAAGACCTTCATCGCCCCGGGCGACGAAGTCGTCATGCCCTGGCCATCGTTCGCAATGTATCCGATTGTTGTCCAGGGAATGGGCGGCCGCGTGGTGCAAGTGCCGTTGCGCGGGGATTTCAGTCACGATCTCGAAGCCATGCGCGACGCGATCACTGAGCGAACGAAGATCGTGTTCGTGTGCAATCCCAATAATCCGACCGGGACCAGCATCGGCGCCGAAGAGTTTGGGCGGTTCGTGCAAAGCTTGCCCGACACGGTGATGCTGGCGGTGGACGAGGCTTACTACGAGTTCGTGCGCCGAACCGATTTCCCCCGCAGCTTGGAATTGTTCAGCGAGCGTCCCGAGACCCTGGTGCTGCGCACGTTTTCCAAGATTTACGGCCTGGCGGGCATGCGCATCGGCTATGGCGTTGGGCATCGGGATCTGATCGGTTATCTCGAACGCGCACGGCATCCGTTCAACGTGAGCAACCTGGCGGAAGTGGCGGCGCTCGCGGCCCTCGATGACGATGAACACGTGCAGAAGACCCTGGAGTTGAACGGAAGCGGGATCGACTACCTGACTCGCGAACTCGAAAGTCTAGGGCTCGAGGTCACGCCGACCGACGCCAATTTTCTGCTGGTGCGGATCGGGGCCAATATCTACAGCGAACTTTTGCAGTGCGGTGTGATCGTGCGGCCAATGCAGGGGTTTGGTTTGCCGGATCACGTACGCATCAGCGTTGGGCTGCCCGAAGAAAACGAACGATTCGTGAAAGCCCTGCGATCGCTTTCGGTGGGGGAACGGTGA
- the pheA gene encoding prephenate dehydratase translates to MSRAGAGKAGSTADSSPSVSEIEPELEQLREKIDEVDREILVRLNRRAKLVEQVGQLKSGGDRSPIYVASRERDLVASLIQNNPGPFPNPGVTHVFREIISATRSLEKMVSVSYLGPEGTFSHLAAIRQFGTQVDLQPCQNLAEVFLKTERGETHFGVVPVENSTEGAVTECYDSLVESDITICGELMLEISQNLLRQSGGLEGIERVASLWQPLAQCRGWLRRRLPDVEIIETTSTAHAAVMATKDPNLAAIGSEIAADTYGLELVETGIEDMRGNMTRFLVIGRETPAASGNDLTSVVFTARKNQSGALYRLLESFSKHNVNLTSIQSRPVKSKPWEYLFFVDMEGHLDDEHVALALEEAAANAHSHKILGSFPRAQDIPSTMTSSVKDSTKNSTKNGA, encoded by the coding sequence ATGTCCAGAGCGGGTGCCGGCAAAGCCGGCAGCACTGCCGACTCCTCTCCGTCGGTTTCCGAGATCGAGCCAGAACTCGAGCAGTTGCGCGAAAAGATTGACGAGGTCGATCGCGAGATCCTGGTGCGGCTGAATCGCCGGGCAAAGCTCGTCGAACAGGTGGGCCAGCTGAAGAGTGGTGGCGATCGCAGTCCCATCTACGTGGCGAGTCGCGAACGGGACCTCGTCGCGAGCCTGATTCAAAACAATCCGGGACCGTTTCCAAATCCGGGGGTCACCCATGTCTTCCGCGAGATCATCTCGGCGACCCGCTCGCTCGAAAAAATGGTGAGCGTTTCCTACTTGGGACCGGAGGGCACCTTCAGTCACCTTGCGGCGATTCGGCAGTTCGGCACCCAGGTAGACCTGCAGCCCTGTCAGAATCTGGCCGAGGTGTTCCTGAAGACCGAGCGCGGGGAGACCCACTTTGGTGTCGTTCCGGTGGAGAACTCTACCGAGGGCGCGGTCACGGAGTGCTACGACAGCCTGGTCGAGTCTGATATCACGATTTGTGGCGAACTCATGCTCGAGATCTCCCAGAATCTGCTGCGTCAGAGCGGCGGACTCGAAGGTATCGAACGCGTGGCTTCTCTGTGGCAGCCGCTCGCGCAATGTCGCGGCTGGCTGCGTCGTCGTCTGCCCGACGTCGAAATCATCGAGACGACGAGTACCGCCCATGCCGCGGTGATGGCGACCAAAGATCCAAACCTGGCCGCAATCGGAAGTGAGATTGCGGCCGATACCTATGGACTCGAACTGGTCGAAACGGGCATCGAGGATATGCGGGGAAACATGACGCGCTTTCTCGTGATCGGTCGCGAAACGCCAGCGGCCAGTGGCAACGATCTCACCTCGGTGGTGTTCACGGCGCGCAAGAACCAATCGGGTGCGTTGTACCGTCTGCTCGAATCATTTTCCAAGCACAACGTCAACTTGACGTCCATTCAGTCCCGCCCGGTCAAGAGCAAGCCCTGGGAGTACCTTTTCTTCGTCGACATGGAGGGGCATCTCGACGACGAGCACGTCGCCCTCGCTCTCGAGGAGGCTGCGGCCAATGCTCACTCGCACAAGATTCTGGGCTCGTTTCCGAGGGCCCAGGATATTCCGAGCACGATGACGAGTAGCGTCAAAGACAGCACCAAGAACAGCACCAAGAACGGAGCGTGA